CTGGATCAGGCACCAGAGGGGGGGCACACACAGTTAGAACAAGTAAGAGTATGCACTAAGATCGGGATAGAGTGCATGGACTTGGACCCAAAGAAGAGACCAGTTGTGCAGCACATAATTGATAGACTTGATAAAACAGCAAGAGCTGACTATTCATGCCAAACTGGCATGAGCAGTTCACTAGCCGAGCTGCAGCCAAGTTTACTCGAGGAACAGTCTGAGGAAACAATTGGAAAGCTTGTAGCTGAGAGCCTTATAAAGGATATCAATGAGTGCCCAGAAACGGAAGATCACTGCCAGCAGGGTCAAGAAAATGCAGATCAGTGGTCATTACGGGAAGCACAAGATACGGAGCAAAAGGTTAACCGACCAGGAACAAGCATTTTCGGCTCTAAATCTAGCTTCTTGGAGAAGCTAAAAAACTTGAACATCTTTAGCTGGAAAGCACGCAGGAATTTCGTGAGGAATGGTGGCCCACACCTACAGAATGTCAGGGGCCTAACGATTTTCACAAAGACGGAGATAAAGAAAATCACAAAAAACAATTCAGAGTTTCTTGGTACCGGAAGGTTTGGTAAAGTCTACAAAGGAATTCTTCCTGACAATACCGTGGTGGCAGTTAAGACCTTCATCACACTAAGCGATGATATGAGGCAGGAGTTTGAGGTGATAATAGACATGCATAAAGAACTGATCCACAAGAATATCCTCAAGCTCTATGGTTGCTGCCTGGAGGTGGATGTTCCAACGTTGGTATTTGAATTTGCTGTTAATGGGAGCCTCCAGGACATTCTCCACGGCAGCAAACAAAAACTTCCTTTAGACTTGCGTATCGACATCGCAATTGGGTCTGCAGAGGGGTTAAGATACATGCACTCGTACGCAAATCAACCCATACTACATGGCGATGTCAGACCAGACAACATATTTCTGGATGACAAGTTGGcaccaaaattttcaaattttgggCTTTCTAAGCTTTACTGTTTGGAAAAGAAGAGGATGCTCCAGGCCTCTGAATCAAGGGATACACGCAACCAATTGATGCTGCTTAATATGGGTTACGTGGACCTAGAGTTCATGATAACTGGACGTGTAACACAAAAGAGTGAGGTCTACAGCTTTGGAGCTATTCTTTTGGAACTCATTACCAGGAAGGAAAACGTATTTGATGAAAACTGCATCCTGGTCACCGAGTACCGCAAGCTTTATGAGAGAGGAAAGAGTGGCAAAGCAATGTTTGACAAGGAGATTGCAACTAAAGACGACGATATTTTCGCCCTGGAAGAAATTGGCAAGGTTGCGATTGAGTGCCTGAAAGAAGACAGTAAGGAACGACCAGACATGACGGAGGTGATGGAACAACTTATGATGATCAGGAGGAATAGGAGAGACTCGTTAAGGCACGCTGTGGAAATTGTATGATGACTGAATATTGtgttgttgtattgatctgacccagATGTGGGATATATATAGAGTACAATATGTGAAGAGACTTGGAGTAGGGGACAAGTCGTACATGGTTTAAATCAATCCTATCTCTAACTCCTAATCTCTAACTTAAACATAATTATACTTCTAACGTTTCCCCTCGgtcgtagcgggagtgaagcggacgaTGGCGACTGAATTTGAACTCTTGTGCTCCCCTCGTCTTCTCCGCCACGccatcatcaactgcgtctctGATGGGTCGCCACCTAGGACGGTTACTGCGtccccttctggtgccttcctgtcttctcctctattccctcccgcagtcacagcggGAGTGGCGTGGACGCTAGTGACGACGCGgacgctgttgactggagttgttgccgATGAGTTGCTGTAGACGTAGCCATTAATGTCAACGCCGAGGTAGCCGATCATGgtgatgtagccgtggtcgaggtagtcgtGGTCGATGGTGTAGTCATCGTGGATGATGAAACCGCACAAAGCCGGAGGCGCAAAGAATGCGCTATGACGGAGCTGCAGACATGGACGGTGCACCTTGCGAATGTCAGAGGGTGCCGTCGGCGATGAGTCCACCGGTTTTGCCAAGACCGGAGAAagcccatcgagcacacatcggttttgccaAAACCGTGTAGCCGTGTAGGGTCGTCACTGTAGTGACGTCGTGTCGATGACGCGGTCGTGCCGTCGTGGATGACGCGGTCGATGCCGTCGTCGTGACGCGGTCATTACCGTCGTCGAGGTCGCGTCTTGCAGAAAAATCTGTCAGAGGACGCTAGTTGTCCATCTTGTGGACGAGGCGGCGGGCGGTGTGTCTGACGatgatgttggtgaagatcacgttgATGAAGACCTTGGCGATGAAGGGTTGGCATTGACACTGCAGCGGCGTGTTGGCTCGTAGCCTGGTGTAGCCGTACAGCTCGATGTCGTTCGGCACGGGAGGTATCGGTGTAGTTGTAGATCGATAGCTTGATGAAGAATGACCGGTGCACAGGCGTGGTAGGCAGGTGCAGGCCGGCTTGGTGTACATCTTGGTGTCGTGGGTCGTGGTTGTAGGGCGCGCGCTGGAGTCGATGGAGTTGGGGAAACAGCTCTCCCGTGATCCGTGCCATGCGCTGGGCCTCTCGCCAGTCGAAGTCGCCCGGCCGTTGTTCTGCTCATGCGCGGGTGGCCGATTGGATCGGACAACAGCTTTTGGGGCAGGATGATGGAGACGGTGTCGATCTGGTCGATGGCGAGTAGACGATATGCGGCCTCCGAGAAGCCTGCGCTGGAGCCGCCGGGTACAACGTGCGCGCGGGTGTAGCGTCGAGGTCGCGTGAGTCGATGGAGGCTGGTAGCCACGCGAGGCTCGAGCTCCTGGATGCGCATGGGCTGCATGGATGTACAGATCATGGAGTAAATTTCCTCCCGTGCGGTGCTGCCCCATGTCCTGCATGCGCCTTGGATGTCCATGGGCTGCATGGATATGCAGAATCAGCCCGCGCGTGGATTTCCGATTGCTCCTCTCAAACGAAGTCCGTAGCGACCGGCTGGATGATGCGACTTGCCCGCTGCTGAAGCACCGATTTCTAGGGTTTATAACTAAAGAAAATAGTAGTATCTATCTACTGGATGGAAACTGGGAATTCGAAAACTGGATCTAATCTAATCTAGGGAAGAACCGGTCAGATCATTGATCGATCGGGTGCCGCGCCCCCGGAAGAGGAGATTAAtctccccgggggcggcgcgctgcGGAAGATGTGAAAGGTCTTAGGATCGGCGTCGTGAGACTAACCGCTCTAATACCATGGTTTAAATCAATCCTATCTCTAACTCCTAATCTCTAACTTAAACATAATTATACTTCTAACGttccccctcagtcgtagcgggagtgaagcggacgaTGGCGACTGAATTTGAACTCTTGTGCTCCCCTCGTCTTCTCCGCCACGCTATCATCAACTGCGTCTCTGATGGGTCGCCACCTAGGGCGGTTACTGCGtccccttctggtgccttcctgcCTTCTCCTCTATTCACGCAACAAGGCGATGACTACAAGCGTTCCATCGGCATAGCGGGTGACCATTTGTTCAACCAAATGAACTAAATTTACAAAAGTCAGGGTACAATGAAGGTCACAAATTTGCATCCCTACGTGGATTGTGTAGACGCCATCACAGACACAAAAGGACTCAAAATGTTATTTGTTCCGGAGAAACGTCTAACTTTTTGATAACCAATGAGCATTAGACATTGTGCATTGTGCATTGTGCAACAGCACCTGCAGGTTCCCGAACAGACCTCACACGTGCGGATACCCTGGGCACTCACGGCCTGGATTACGCACTGAACTCGCCGGCATCTGTCTTTGTTCTGAAAATATTCCACGCACATTTAACACTCGCGATCCCAAGGGCAAGGGGCAATGCCACATATCATGCGTGCATTCGTAGTGGAAGTGAAAAAGAGAAAGCTATGGCGACAATCGTACCACCCGGATCTACGGTGACTTTGATCCCCTCCTTTTCTCCACCCTTGAAGAAATTCCATGCTCGGATTCTTTTCCCGAATAAGAATAATTCTTCATGCTCTGAATAACACGGGCCTGGATAAAGGAGCACGGTCAATAGGCAAAATTTCGGGAATTTAAAAAATTCTTTCAGATTTTCCAGAATTCGCTTAattttaactactccctccgtcccacaatataagagtgtttttgacactagtgtagtgtcaaaaacgctcttatattatgggatgagaGTAATTTTGAATAAATTTGATTTTGTTTGGAATTCGTTTTTATCTGGCTCGGAATTTGGGGGTTTAAAGTATTTCAGTAGCCACCGAAATAATCAAAATTTCTTTGAAATTACTCTGCATGATAGCGATCATGCTCATTAATATGAACGTTGAATCTGATCAATCAATATATAAAAGAGAGCAGTAGTCTTCTCTAGCATGGAAAatgtttcagatttttttgattttttactatttttattttttattttgattttACTGTCCGCCAGGTGTAGATGAGCCCGGACTCCGAATTGAATTATCGCCTCCGTGTCTACTTTTCTTCGTCAGCTCCAGTACttaacttatactccctccgttctaaattacttgtcttggatttgtctagatacagaagtATCTAGCACTAAAttgagtctagatacatctgtatctagacaaatccaagacaagtaattcggaacggagggagtagtagctacTCTGCTAGGTAGGTAGGTTAATCACacgaatgatatgatgatgatcgaAGGCCATATGCCCATAGATATGCGGGCGACAAGTCATCACTGGTTAAGTGAGTGGGAAATTGGGTGGGTTCCTCTTCCTGGAGATACTCCTCGACTGGACCAGAATATGCGGCCGTTCAGTCAATGGGAAAACACACAACTCGACTAATAAAGCTGACTGAACTTTGGTTCGTGCTGGTTGGTCATATCTGCCTGCCTGACCTGTGACCTGGAAGCTAAGATCATGACGACACACAGCACTCGACATGCaaatggaatggaatgaaatgaCATCCCGCATCTCGTCAACGTACTTATTTGCGTGAACAGAGAGACGATGATACTCATCTTGAAACGCAAGCGAGGGACGGCGGGAAAAGATGCGATGCAACTAGCGCAAGTGCGGTTGGAATCCATCAGATCAGGTATCCCTCCAGGATCCATCGCCATGATTGATCTGGAGAATGGTTGTACCAGACTCGGTCATATATCGCGCGTGCATGTCTGCTTAGATATGCGTGCGTGCCAGCGCTAGCGCCAGTGAAACCACATTAGTCACTAGCTCGCGCGCGCCGGCCGGAGACGATGTCGAcgtcgacgccgacgacggcggagctgGCATGGCGCTTCGCGGCCGCTCACGTCTTGCTGTTGTTACCGGTAGTCGTCGGCGGCATCGCCTACCTCCTCCTCCGCGCCCTACGCGCTTCACAACTCCGGCAAGAAGGCAACAGCCCGCCGCCGGGGGGCATCGGCGGCTGGTGCCGGGGCGCGGTCGGGGCGGAGACGCTGTCCTTCCTGGCGGACAACAGCAGCGGCAGGGGCTTCTACCACTTCGTCCAGGCGCGCGCGCTCCGGTACGGCGCCTGCTTCCGCACCGTGCTCTTCGGCCGCACCcacgtcttcctcctctcctcccgcgcgcgcgccgccgccgccagcctcctGGCCGCCGACCCGCCCCACTTCGCTAAGCGCTACGTGCGCACCGTCGCCGACCTGCTCGGCGAGCACAGCCTCCTCTGCACCTCCCACGGCGCGCACCGCCGCATGCGCCGCGCCGTCGCGGGCCTCTTCGCCGCCGCGCCCACggccgccttcgccgccgccttCGACCGCCTGATCGCCGCCCGGCTGCTGGCCGACGGCTGCACGGGCCGGGCCGTCGTGCTGGACGCCGCGCTCGACGTCACCTTCACGGCCATCTGCGAGATGCTCATCGGGCCACAGGAGGATGCACATAAGCTGGGACAGCTGCAGGCCGACGTCATGGACGTAACGCAAGCCATGCTCGCGCTGCCAATCAGGCTGCCTGGAACAAGGTTCTACAGAGGCCTACAGGTACCCTTTTTTTTTCTTCTAATGTTTTTACAGTTTTCcttatttctttttactttttcCGCCACTCGAAACCATCACTGTCCGATCTAGATTGACTAGATACCAAGATTCGCGCAAGTATACATGTTTTTAATCACTACAAATTCacaagaagggaatgatttctagcTAGATTCTTGGTGTGGAATTGCTGTTGGTGTCAGGCAAGGAAGAGGATCATGGATGTACTGAGGCAAGAAATATTCGTGAGGCGAGAAAATGGCCTGAAACTAGATCGCCGCGACGACTTTCTGCAGACCCTTCTTCTCAAGAGCCATATGGATTCACCTGAAGAAGCGCTCACGGATGAACAGATTCTGGATAACATTTTGACACTCATAATTGCAGGTATACATGTATGCAAGTCCTAATTTAGTTCTTAACTATAAAGACTTTCTAAGTTGTTAGCTACAAACAAACCCTTGTTCGTAACTGAGTGCAGGGCAAGTGACAACAGCAACAGCAATTACATGGATGGTCAAGTACCTGGGCGACAACACAGATCTCCAAGAGAAACTAAGAGTGAGTGAGCTGCATATTTGGCCCATATATGAAGAATAAATTACTTCATTTATTGATTGCAATTCTCTCTGTATATGTATATGCAGTCAGTTCAGCTGGATCTGGCATCCAAGCACAATGATGCACCTCTTACCCTACAACATCTGAACACCATGGACTACGCATACAAGACGGTCAAAGAATCTCTGAGGATGGCCACCATAGTTTCTTGGTTTCCAAGGGTGGCACTCAAGGACTGCCGGGTTGCAGGTAACTAAACCTCTCTGATTTATtcttcctcctcgctggaagctacTATTGACAGAGACAAGTAACAACAGGATTCCACATTAAGAAGGACTGGATCGTAAATGTCGACGCGAGATCCATACACTATGATCCGGCCATCTATGACAATCCGACGGTGTTTGATCCTTCCAGGTTCAACGTATGTATTCTTGTAAGCCTGAAGAAATTATAGTAGATATTTATTGTATTGTGATGTAGACAGATTGATGTTGTTGCTATGGACAGGATGACATGAAGCCATACAGCTTCTTGGTATTTGGAGCAGGCAGCAGAACATGCCTGGGGATGAACCTTGCCAAGATTATGATGCTAATATTCCTTCATCGCCTTGTCACAAATTTCAGGTTTCAACTCTAAAGCCAAGTTTCTTTATTTGATGCAAACAGATATGAGCTGGAGACTAAAATTAAAATTTCTGATGTTTTCAGATGGGAGATGGCAGACCACGATACAAGCCTTGAGAAATGGGCAATGTTTCCGAGGCTCAAGAATGGCTGCCCAATTCAGCTCACGCCGATACGCAAGGACAAGATGCACTGATGACTGATGCACATCTAGTAAATCTGTCAGGATATGCATCCAATTATGAAGCTATATGATTTTCCTTAGTTGTTACATACTCCAACAGATGAAACAAATTCTTAATTCCTTTTCTTGGATGAGCCAAGATCAAGCCTAGCTAGctgataatttcaaaataaagtcaaATAGAAGAAAGGGACAATGAAGTGCTGCTGGTCTTTGTGGTATTTTATTGACATGTATGCATGCAGTATGATAACTTGGTGCAAGCAGGCCAAACCCTCAGAAATTTCTTTCAGAGCTGAGATGAAAATCAACAGATCATCAAAGTCTCAGCTAATTCAGATATGGACTGAATCATCAATCAATCTGCATACAAGAAATGAAAACTGACCAAAGCTGGAATCAATCCAGCATAGTTTCCCTCCCCTATTTAGAAAAGGGTCGATGAAGAATGTGTTTGGAATATGCCCAAGATGCTACCATGTTCAATGATTTATTTAATAATGTACTTGAACAACCATGGGCAAGTATGTGACTTGCTTATGAAACTCCGTATTCATATTTATAATACTAAAGAGTGAATATTCCAAATAAGTCCCCAGTCTGAACTCATATGACGATACAAAATAATTAACCAGCATACATATTGATTAATGATCATGTTTCAGAGGTCATTGAAATACAGATGTCTAACCAATTGTATGGGCACATCCGCACATGCTAGGGAACATGGGATTGTACCGACCCACCGTGAGACACTGCAAGTGCATTGTATCTTAATTGTTACTCATAGGTCGTATACAATACTATGTATTTATCTCCATAGATTTTAAATAGTCAACTGTATTCGAGTTGTATAATGGCTTGCTTAGGGATTGCCAAATGTACTCAATAATTGGGCAGATTAAAAAGTTAGCCTAGTTAAGGATATTCCATGTCAGATAATCAAGAAAGGCCAAGCTTATTTCTACCAAAAAAAAGAAGGTCGAACTGATTCCTGAGTTGGTACATAATTTGCCCAATTTTCGATGATTACATGAGTTGGTACATAATATATATACTGCGTTACGCCAGAGATGTTTCTCAGGCAATACCATTTTTTTCTCAAATTTCATCTCACTACATGGGGGTTGGTACAGAACTTTTTTGGTACGTCCTAACAATATTTTGCTTGAGAGTATCTTTGCAATAGGACCTCATTTTTCACGTATATCACAAACTTGGTAGGTTTTAGAACATATTTTTCATGTGCTTAAACAGTTTTTTGCTGGATGTCATTATCTAAATTTTCTCGATTCTATGCGTGTTTGCACACGTTTTGATGTCAATTTTTTCACGATTTTCTACATTTCACAGTTTTTGCCCTTCGATGTTTTTTCGCTCATGAAGACCCTTCCACTTGGACACCTTCTATTTAGATATACCTTATTCAGAGGCAAATAAGTAGTTTTCTCAATGTAATACTACACATACAAAATAGCTGAGTAATAAGAGCAGTAAAGAAGATGCTAACTAAGATGAGAGATTACAGATAGTTGGATCTACAGTTTGGCTTCGATTTCTTCCAGGGTGAGCCCTTTTGTTTCAGGCACAATGCAGAATATGAATGCGAGAGACGCCACCGCAATCACCCCAAACGAAGCAAAGAGAACCCCGGTGCCAATCAAGTCCTACAGCACAATGCAGAAACACGAAAAGATCACTAACTTGATAGTACTAACCTTAAGAAAGGATTAACTTGATAATACACTCCAGGACCAAGGCAAAACTCATAAGGAAAGAGCAGCAGGCTTGTACCTCTAGTGGGGAGAAAGCAAAAGTGACAAGCGCGTTGGAGGCGAAGTTCACAAGAACAGCAACACTCAATCCACGGCCACGCAGTTTCAGCGGGAAAACCTCCGAAATCATAAGCCAGCCAATCGGGCCAAATGATAACTGCAAAGTAACCACTTCTTATCAGATAGACAAAGAGACAAATTTAACTCACAGGTAAAGTTTAACTGCTCAAAGTTTGGTGTAAATGCAAGCCAACTAGTATTTCAGAAAGGTGAGGCTAAATATATTCCTCCCTGAAATCCTCTTGTACTATTTTTATGGCAAATAAGGGTAAGCCAACTCTGTAAGTACCTGGTAGCAGCCAACATACAGTAGAAGTGCTATTACAGCCACATAAGGAGCACCCGTAAACAAGGTATAGTATGAAGACAATAAGAATAGGGAGACAGCCTGCACATAACAACCATCAACAGCAAAGTGTGAATAAGTGTGGATACATCTCCATCAAAGTATCTGATAAAAAAACGATCATGCTTCCTAGCCCCTGATAGCCTTCAACATTGGGGTATATTTGAAAGTTAACAATACCTTGTTCCACAGAGACACATAGTTATGCATGAAAAGATATTATTCAGTTATATGAATATATCATTTCATTACACATAATGATAGAAATCATTCGAATACTAACTTCAACTTGGTTATGTTTTTGTGGTTGGTCATATTCAAATAAGAAATCTACATGTTGAAGCCAGACTTACAATTCCACTAACACCACCAATTAGTAATGGTCTTCTGCCAAGTTTGTCAACCACAAGAACGGCAACTCCAGTCATAATCAGCTACAGAGATGAAACCACAGCATTAGTAATACTTTCTTGTTTTTTCCACACAAACACAGACATATGCAATTTAACGGAAAATCGTACTATTTTTCTTATGCATTTATCAGCATTGCATCAAATCTTAACTAGGCATATATTGGGCTGGATTCAACTAAAAATAATATGGAATCACCGTGTGTATATTGAATTTTTCTCAAGGCATTCATAATTTGTACGTGTGAAACCTCTGAACCATCTTAAAGTGGGCAGATATCACTGCTGGTTATTATAAGTTTAAACTAAACTTGTGCAAAACTTGGCACCTACCTTCAGCAAGCCAAGAAGAATTGATACACGAGTGGCATCAGATGCTCCAGAGAATCCAGCACTCTGTGTGCAAATAGTGATAGCTATCAATAACACAGCAAGAAAAGCAAAAAATTGATGGTGCTTGAAGGCAATGACATGCAAATCCAACTAGCCCTGCAAGATTGACCCCCCACCCCTATACTGGAAATGGCAACCTTAACACAAGATAATGGCATACTTGAGTTAAATAATTTCATATGCAGAAGTATTAGTACCTGAAAAATTGTCGCAGCATAATATAGCACACTTGGTTGACCAGTGACCTGGCAAATACATAGAGAAGGAGAAGAATAAACACCACATAAAACGTGATATTGTTTGAACTGGAAAGATCGACCTGATATTATTTGAACTGAAAAGATCAGCCTGATATTATTTGAACTGAAAAGATCAACCTGATATCATGGAGAATATACGAACAAAACTCTAGGACAGGTCAACAAAAAAGATTGAAGAGAGTACCTGCTGAAAGAACACCAAACCACATCCAATTATCATTGCTTTGAGACACTTTCCTTGAAAGATCTCACTGAAGCCTGCTTTTTTCTCTTCACCAACGTATGAGAGTTCTTCCAGAATCAAATTGACCTGCTCCGAAACCAAATCAGGTGACGCTTGACCCCTCAATCGACATAAGCAACGTGTAGCATTTTCTTTTGTCTCCCGCAGATCTCCTTTTCCTTGTGTGGCACATAACAGAAGCCACCTAGGTGAACAAGGTAACCAGCACATTCCGATGCCCATAATGACACATATCGGAGCACTGGTGGCATACATGTAGCGCCAACCAGAAATCACTTCAACAAATAGATTGCCTACTATATAACCAAGCTGCAGAAGGAAATGGAAATAAGTAGGCTGGAAGATAAGTG
The sequence above is a segment of the Triticum dicoccoides isolate Atlit2015 ecotype Zavitan chromosome 1A, WEW_v2.0, whole genome shotgun sequence genome. Coding sequences within it:
- the LOC119273662 gene encoding D-xylose-proton symporter-like 2 — its product is MASKGERDVEIHVSSPPPDDRDAARPLLPAACEAYSVSAAILPFFFPALGGLLYGYDIGATSGATISLKSPTSSGTAWHDLSSVQTGLVVSGSLYGALIGSATAFTIADFLGRRRELVVSSIMYLIGALLTAVAPNFLIMVVGRFLYGIGIGLAMHAAPMYIAETAPSQIRGMLISLKEFFIVLGMLLGYIVGNLFVEVISGWRYMYATSAPICVIMGIGMCWLPCSPRWLLLCATQGKGDLRETKENATRCLCRLRGQASPDLVSEQVNLILEELSYVGEEKKAGFSEIFQGKCLKAMIIGCGLVFFQQVTGQPSVLYYAATIFQSAGFSGASDATRVSILLGLLKLIMTGVAVLVVDKLGRRPLLIGGVSGIAVSLFLLSSYYTLFTGAPYVAVIALLLYVGCYQLSFGPIGWLMISEVFPLKLRGRGLSVAVLVNFASNALVTFAFSPLEDLIGTGVLFASFGVIAVASLAFIFCIVPETKGLTLEEIEAKL
- the LOC119273639 gene encoding wall-associated receptor kinase-like 18; this encodes MDGEASSNRHGILERMLLDDSAEPTDLPLSLLEDITDRFSPDQQIGSGGFAVVYKGMIGKRMVAVKKLSNTVDITESKFHGEVKCLMKTKHKNIVRFLGYCADTQGKMAEYEGKLVMADVRNWLLCFEFVPKGSLDKHMSDASCGVEWRERYRIIRGICEGLHYLHEKRILHLDLKPANVLLDIGMVPKIADFGLSRCFDEGQTRAVTQHLCGSQGYLAPEFYRGHIAFASDIYSLGVIIMEILTGAKGYFEEENVVKSWMNRLDQAPEGGHTQLEQVRVCTKIGIECMDLDPKKRPVVQHIIDRLDKTARADYSCQTGMSSSLAELQPSLLEEQSEETIGKLVAESLIKDINECPETEDHCQQGQENADQWSLREAQDTEQKVNRPGTSIFGSKSSFLEKLKNLNIFSWKARRNFVRNGGPHLQNVRGLTIFTKTEIKKITKNNSEFLGTGRFGKVYKGILPDNTVVAVKTFITLSDDMRQEFEVIIDMHKELIHKNILKLYGCCLEVDVPTLVFEFAVNGSLQDILHGSKQKLPLDLRIDIAIGSAEGLRYMHSYANQPILHGDVRPDNIFLDDKLAPKFSNFGLSKLYCLEKKRMLQASESRDTRNQLMLLNMGYVDLEFMITGRVTQKSEVYSFGAILLELITRKENVFDENCILVTEYRKLYERGKSGKAMFDKEIATKDDDIFALEEIGKVAIECLKEDSKERPDMTEVMEQLMMIRRNRRDSLRHAVEIV
- the LOC119273651 gene encoding cytochrome P450 85A1-like, producing MSTSTPTTAELAWRFAAAHVLLLLPVVVGGIAYLLLRALRASQLRQEGNSPPPGGIGGWCRGAVGAETLSFLADNSSGRGFYHFVQARALRYGACFRTVLFGRTHVFLLSSRARAAAASLLAADPPHFAKRYVRTVADLLGEHSLLCTSHGAHRRMRRAVAGLFAAAPTAAFAAAFDRLIAARLLADGCTGRAVVLDAALDVTFTAICEMLIGPQEDAHKLGQLQADVMDVTQAMLALPIRLPGTRFYRGLQARKRIMDVLRQEIFVRRENGLKLDRRDDFLQTLLLKSHMDSPEEALTDEQILDNILTLIIAGQVTTATAITWMVKYLGDNTDLQEKLRSVQLDLASKHNDAPLTLQHLNTMDYAYKTVKESLRMATIVSWFPRVALKDCRVAGFHIKKDWIVNVDARSIHYDPAIYDNPTVFDPSRFNDDMKPYSFLVFGAGSRTCLGMNLAKIMMLIFLHRLVTNFRWEMADHDTSLEKWAMFPRLKNGCPIQLTPIRKDKMH